GATGAAGCTCTTGCTACCTTCGTTGTGCGTTCTTAGACCCACTTTCTCTGACATACCCCATTCTTTAACCATGGCGAGAGCTATTGAAGTTGCTCTctaaaaaagttcaaatgCCATTTTACATTTCTGTGAAATGATCATTGATCTAGATCTGAGTTCAATGCGTCTACTAACTTGCAAATCGTTAGACGCGCCGGACGTTATTTTATCTGGTCCGAAAACGAGCTCCTCGGCAGCTCGCCCCCCCATCATTGTATCCATCATAGCTAACAGATGTTGTTTTGTGGTATGGTAGATGTCTTTCTCCGGTATGTAAGCAGTCTGCGCAAAGAAAGTGGTATATTGTTATTCCATtgatatattaaatttttccaaaaagacATACGTGTCCCAAACTTTTCCCACGAGGCATTATGGTCACTTTGTGTAAGGGGTGGGAGTCCTTCGTGAAATAAGCGACGATCGCGTGACCCCCTTCATGATAAGCTGTAATTAGATTGGCCTCTTCATCGGGCAACCTTGCCTTCCTTTCAGGTCCCATCAGTACCTTGTCTCTAGCATTTTCCAGGTGCTTCATGCTGACACACTCAGCTCCGTCTATGGCGGCACGTAGAGCTGCTTGATTCACCTATGACATTACGCCTAAGattagatcgaaaaataaaatttttcgcaaaagCAGTTCTCGAATGATGTAGGAAAGGCGACAGGAGATAATTTCTGAACTATAGCTACCATGTTTTCCAAATCTGCACCAGTGAAACCGGTTGTTCCTCTTGCCAATATCTCCACGTTGACGTCTCTACTTAATACCCTGCCTAGGTACAGTTCAAGAATCTCTTTTCGTCCCGAAAAATCGGGTGTTGGCACAGTCACTTCGACGTCGAATCGACCAGGGCGCAACAGTGCAGTATCTAAATCGTCTCGCCTGTTCGTCGCACCGAGGACTATGACACCTTCGTTCTGATGGAAActaaaatttgcgaaaaaatagtACGGCGAATCCGTCACGATATCGTAGATCCATCCAAGTTCAACTCACCCGTCCATTTCAGACAGCAATTGATTTATGGTTTGGTTAGCGTATGGATGAAGGACAGAATTCGTTCGCTTAGCCCCTACGGAATCAATTTCGTCGATGAATAAAACGCAGGGTGCTCTCTCTTTGGCAGCCTCTgtaattcaaaatttgttaattttacgGGAAGTTCAaatgcgaataaaattatgatgggaaatttattttcacccactGAATAAGTCTCTGACTCTTCTGGCGCCCTGGCCAACGAGTATTTCATCAAATTCTGGGCCCGCTGCGTGGAAGAAAGGCACCCCAGCTTCTCCAGCTACGGCACGAGCCAACAAAGTCTTCCCGGTGCCCGGTGGTCCCACAAGCAGAACTCCTTTAGGTAGCTTACCACCAAGGactgagaatttttcaggGTTTTTCAGAAACTCTACCACATCTTTCAGTTCCTGCTTAGCTTCGTCGGCCTGTACAAagataaatatttctcgaatgaaaataaaaatacaccaaAGGATACAAATGTTCTGCAAAATAAAACCATGTCGCCCGAATATTCGGTCCATATTATTTTACTTGAATTGTGGTCTAGGATAAACTCACCCCTTTGACGTCGCTGAATTTGACGTCGATGTCCTCAGGATCTACTTCCACTTGGTTACCTAGTTGAATTCTGAACATGGTACCGCTGGAACTTGCTAAAACGATAAGATTGTGTAATACACGGACAACAAAtcataaaataatcatttccAACAGTGGCGACAGTCAAGAAAACGAGGATCCAAGTAATCAATAGAGTGCAGAAAGATGGTTAGGTAAACTGGAATGAATCGGTAAACTAAGAATAGTCTATAACTACCACTGCTAGTCATGTGTTAATATCAGTCAACGCCGAATATGTACTAACATTTATACACACCAAAAAATGAGCCCAAAACACCTAGGAGAAGCCCAAAGATAAATATTTGTTGGATAACTTTGTACCACTTTCTGGTACGGACAGGGTAGTTTTGGCCATGTCCAGCCAGGTAGCCTTCGGCAAATGCAACTTTGATACGTTGCTGTTCACTTGGACTCATTTCTCCTTCAGTAAGCATACTTCGTAACTTTTCCACCTGTGGTGTCTCAACTCCGTTTGCTAACACTCCAAGCTTCTCGAactgaaaacaaaatcatTCTATCTGTTACCTAATCTATAGATAATTTTGATGACTTAACGAACGAAGCTTTGTTATTTGACTTTGGAGATACTCTGTCTGATTTAAGTTTTGTGTTATAGAATGTACCTGGAGAACTGGTGGAGATAGTCCCAACCATCGACGAACTCTGCCGCTGAAACTGGGATTTCTTCCCAGCTCAGCCTTGACATTGCGTTCAGTTTTGAATCCACGGATGATGGCATTCAGATGAAGGGGTCTTGTACACAGATCTTGTAATATCCTATGACGTTCAAAATTATGTCTACATATCAAACCACTTTGTTTATTTTCGTCAAAACTATTCCCCGACAGATAAGAGATCTTCCATTTGTTATTAGAGCTCTGAAACCTTGAAGTTGAGCCACGTGAAATGTGCTTTAAGATTTCCAATACTTCGCTCCTGTTTACCTGTAGAGCTGTCCCCAAGTTTTGAATATTCAACCGCTCCAGTGGGAATTCAGTGCAGTTATTGGCAGCCTGTAATTGACcttcattatcatcatcatcatcatcatgaaaaaaaaatatatactgaTAACAAGATGTATGAAttcttgaataataaaaacatgTCCATGTCAAATTGAATACTTTGGCCATTTGCATTGAGAAAAAACTTATAAATGGGTCTCATTTCTTGGTACCAAGTAAAGATAAAGTCAAGCCTATTTCGAAAACATCAGTATTACCTCGGCAAGGCTTTTGTAGCATAAAATGTCCTTCTCATTGTTAGATTTTACTCTGCTCTTGGCTCGTGCCAATTCTGCTCGCCTTGGGGTGACAGCGGATGTCAGCTGAGTAAGGTGGAAAAGCACCTGCAGGGACAGGAGAACGATTCAAATTTGATGAGAACACAATCGAGAATGTTGGGAAAAGCCTTGTGGCAATGCTTGATGATCTGCTAATATTCATGTAAATAATTGCCCATCAAATTTACCTGATTGTGAGACTGTAGTGAAATCATGGAAGACTTTTTGAGTGCCAAAGGAATACGGAGAAACACGATCAACGATGCACGTAGGTTAATGTCAATTGCAAGTAACGTCGAAGATACAGTGGTCTAGAATAAACTGATGGGAACTTGATGAAAGGAACCTTGACGATATTTCGACGTCTAGCAGTGCCACCACCACTGATTTAAAAAAGGTTTGCTGTAGAATGGCTGTAGTTTGCCGCAAGTTTGCTGATAAACCATGAA
This region of Athalia rosae chromosome 7, iyAthRosa1.1, whole genome shotgun sequence genomic DNA includes:
- the LOC105683590 gene encoding ATP-dependent zinc metalloprotease YME1L isoform X1, with amino-acid sequence MISLQSHNQVLFHLTQLTSAVTPRRAELARAKSRVKSNNEKDILCYKSLAEAANNCTEFPLERLNIQNLGTALQVNRSEVLEILKHISRGSTSRFQSSNNKWKISYLSGNSFDENKQSGLICRHNFERHRILQDLCTRPLHLNAIIRGFKTERNVKAELGRNPSFSGRVRRWLGLSPPVLQFEKLGVLANGVETPQVEKLRSMLTEGEMSPSEQQRIKVAFAEGYLAGHGQNYPVRTRKWYKVIQQIFIFGLLLGVLGSFFGVYKSSSSGTMFRIQLGNQVEVDPEDIDVKFSDVKGADEAKQELKDVVEFLKNPEKFSVLGGKLPKGVLLVGPPGTGKTLLARAVAGEAGVPFFHAAGPEFDEILVGQGARRVRDLFKAAKERAPCVLFIDEIDSVGAKRTNSVLHPYANQTINQLLSEMDGFHQNEGVIVLGATNRRDDLDTALLRPGRFDVEVTVPTPDFSGRKEILELYLGRVLSRDVNVEILARGTTGFTGADLENMVNQAALRAAIDGAECVSMKHLENARDKVLMGPERKARLPDEEANLITAYHEGGHAIVAYFTKDSHPLHKVTIMPRGKSLGHTAYIPEKDIYHTTKQHLLAMMDTMMGGRAAEELVFGPDKITSGASNDLQRATSIALAMVKEWGMSEKVGLRTHNEGSKSFITVNEVSPNSQELIDSEVKRLMQESYERAKTILKAHAKEHKQLAEALIKYETLDAEDVKAIMTGQSTHEKPTKKTVTEVPKNVM
- the LOC105683590 gene encoding ATP-dependent zinc metalloprotease YME1L isoform X2, yielding MISLQSHNQVLFHLTQLTSAVTPRRAELARAKSRVKSNNEKDILCYKSLAEAANNCTEFPLERLNIQNLGTALQVNRSEVLEILKHISRGSTSRFQSSNNKWKISYLSGNSFDENKQSGLICRHNFERHRILQDLCTRPLHLNAIIRGFKTERNVKAELGRNPSFSGRVRRWLGLSPPVLQFEKLGVLANGVETPQVEKLRSMLTEGEMSPSEQQRIKVAFAEGYLAGHGQNYPVRTRKWYKVIQQIFIFGLLLGVLGSFFASSSGTMFRIQLGNQVEVDPEDIDVKFSDVKGADEAKQELKDVVEFLKNPEKFSVLGGKLPKGVLLVGPPGTGKTLLARAVAGEAGVPFFHAAGPEFDEILVGQGARRVRDLFKAAKERAPCVLFIDEIDSVGAKRTNSVLHPYANQTINQLLSEMDGFHQNEGVIVLGATNRRDDLDTALLRPGRFDVEVTVPTPDFSGRKEILELYLGRVLSRDVNVEILARGTTGFTGADLENMVNQAALRAAIDGAECVSMKHLENARDKVLMGPERKARLPDEEANLITAYHEGGHAIVAYFTKDSHPLHKVTIMPRGKSLGHTAYIPEKDIYHTTKQHLLAMMDTMMGGRAAEELVFGPDKITSGASNDLQRATSIALAMVKEWGMSEKVGLRTHNEGSKSFITVNEVSPNSQELIDSEVKRLMQESYERAKTILKAHAKEHKQLAEALIKYETLDAEDVKAIMTGQSTHEKPTKKTVTEVPKNVM